Proteins co-encoded in one Schistocerca cancellata isolate TAMUIC-IGC-003103 chromosome 5, iqSchCanc2.1, whole genome shotgun sequence genomic window:
- the LOC126187532 gene encoding piggyBac transposable element-derived protein 4-like, with protein sequence MGDSLTEEEILRLLEESGSEIDDDGFQTENSSSEIDGNNEWSENENEPSDVLEECEAPIQKGRGRIQQQQSQNNVVEWVNDDVLQQLPLFEGVSNVLAPLSAESTELDCWSVFIDANVIKNIKTETNRYAAATISKLRMQNKITSRSLWANWSAVKLHEMYQVFAIIIHMCLVHKPNIMDYWSNDLMLDSSLPAKIMKRDRFRSIYFMLHINNDDNYVRRGQPNHDPIHKIRPFFDNFVLKSKNSFSPGENLTVDEGLCPFRGRI encoded by the exons ATGGGGGACAGTTTGACTGAAGAGGAAATTCTGAGGCTGCTGGAAGAATCTGGATCTGAAATTGACGATGATGGatttcaaactgaaaatagttCTTCCGAAATAGATG GTAACAACGAGTGGtccgaaaatgaaaatgagccatcaGACGTATTAGAAGAGTGTGAAGCTCCCATTCAAAAAGGCAGAGGCAGAATACAACAACAGCAGTCCCAAAACAACGTTGTTGAATGGGTAAATGACGATGTCCTACAACAATTACCGCTCTTTGAAGGCGTAAGTAATGTCTTGGCACCTTTGAGCGCCGAAAGCACTGAATTAGACTGTTGGAGCGTCTTTATTGACGCAAATGTCATCAAAAATATAAAGACAGAAACAAACCGCTACGCTGCAGCAACAATTTCCAAATTGCGgatgcaaaataaaataacttccagGTCGCTTTGGGCCAATTGGTCTGCTGTGAAGCTACATGAGATGTATCAGGTTTTTGCTATAATTATTCACATGTGCCTTGTACACAAACCAAATATTATGGACTATTGGAGCAATGACCTAATGCTAGATTCCTCCTTACCTGCAAAAATCATGAAAAGAGACAGATTTAGGTCAATTTACTTTATGCTTCACATAAATAACGACGACAATTATGTACGAAGGGGTCAACCAAACCATGATCCTATACACAAAATCCGACCTTTTTTTGATAACTTTGTACTGAAAAGCAAGAACAGTTTTTCTCCTGGCGAGAATCTCACAGTTGATGAAGGTTTATGTCCATTCAGAGGGAGAATTTGA